The genome window GCATGGACGAAGTGGAGGTGAAAACGCCGCCCGGTTTTCCCGTCAACGCGCCAGAAAACCAGACGCTGCTGGTGTTGTCGAGAAAATATTTCATCGCGGCGGCCATGTTGCCGAAATGGGTAGGGCTGCCCAGCGCCAGGCCGTCGCAGTCCCTGAGGTCGTCCAGGCTTGCGTAAGGCGCGCCGGAATCGGGAATCGTTGCCGCGCCGGTTTCGCAAACGGTTGATACTTCGGGTACGGTGCGCAGTTTTGCCGTGGCGCCGGCGATTTCTTCCACGCCGCGCGCGATCATATTCGCCATTTCCGTCGTCGCGCCGTAGCGGCTGTAATATAAGATCAGGATTTCAACCATAGATATATTTTCAATAAAGATAGGGGGCTAATAAACTGTTGAGCATAACAAGTTTAGTGATTGGACTCCACCTCATAGTGTCCCATCATGCCGGCCTCGATATGATCGTTGACATGGCAGTGATACATCCAGATGCCCGGATTATCGGCTTTCATATCCAGCGTCGCGTGCGTGGCCGGCAGTAAATTCACTACATCGATACGGTGTCCCCCCGACAGCAGCGTATTGCCGTGCCAATGCGGGGTATGCAGGTCTACCTCGGTTCCGAGCGCCAGCTGGTACCAGCGTATGTTTTCTCCCGTTTTCATTTTCAGCCCCGGCAGGTTGTCATAAATATAGCCGTTCATGCTGTGTTTCAGATTGCTTTCCTGAAAAGCTTCATCATCTTTTGCGTTCCTGGCCTGCGGTGCAAATTGCTGAATATTGCGGTCAAGATAAAAACTCTTGTTTTCATCGAAAACAGTGAACAACACGATAAACTCTCTATCCACGCCCTTGAGTGTGTTGTTTTTATCCAGTGCGCCCTTGCTGGAAATAATAATAGGTCCGACCAGTCCGGTATTGGTGTCCATGGTTTCGTCGGCGTGCGAGTGATACAGCCAGACGATGGAGTTGGGGTCGCTGGGGCCAGGACCTGCGCGTTCTGGGACTTCCCATGAGTAGGTATAACCTGCTCCGGGCGCGATTATATCGTCCTTTTTGTCTTCCGCACCGGTGCCGTCCTCATAATGCGTGCCTTCGCTGTTTTTCAGGTAGAAAACGCCATGCGGGTGAACCGAGGTCATCATGCCTTTGGTGTTGTTGCGGTATACAACCTTGATGGTATCGCCGACATTGGCCCTGATGACCGGGCCCAGAATACCCAGATGCTCCCATTCCTGAGGGCGGGGTTTGACGCGGCTGAAACTCGCATCGCTATATTCGACGAAATGCGCTTTATAGCATCGATGCCCGATACGGTCTTTGCCGTTGCCTTCGACAAAAACTTTCTGATCGTCGCCGAACTCGGTTTTGTGCATCGGGTTGATCGGGTAGGATGGCGCGTAGTCCCACAGAACTTCCTCTGCCGCTATGTAATAGGTGCGAGTTGCCGACTGTTCGGCGTTTTCGCTGCGGTTGGCGTTTATCAGTAGAACAACTGCGGTGAGGGCAAGCAGTATCAGGGCGATGTTGCGTAGGTGGGGGATTTGTGGCATCGGAATTTGTTGGTGTGCGTTTAAAGATTATGATAATCAATATCAATAAATGGCACCAGACTTGTTGAGTGATTTCTTGTGTAAATAAGCCGGAAGAGGAAACCCGGAGAGGGTAACCCGAATGGGTTGTAGCGGAGCGGGCAGTTGAATGCTCCGCTCCCCGCTCCGCTCTATCGCTTTATACGGCTAGTAAAATACGCAAGGCATCCAGCCTAAGGCGCGTCGCCTGTATGTGTCCGTGGGTTTCCAGCGTATCGGCCTTGAGTTTGTCCAGCTCGTCCTGCCGTACCGACGGATTGACTTTCTTCAGTGCGGCCAGACGTTGCAGTTCGGCCGTGGCCTCGTCCAGCATGGTTTTCAGGGCTATGGCAACCATGGATGGCATAGCGTTTTTGGCTGTTTTTTCGCTGAGCCGGATCATCGTCTCTATGGCTTTGCGTTGCGCCTGAAACATTTGGCCTAGCGCTTCGCGATCCGGCCTGCGCGGAATTTCGATCAAGTCTTCAGGCGGCAGATCATTTATTACGCCGGCTTCGCTGTCAACCAGTACCCTCACCAGCGTCTGTGGCATATGGCGATAGGCTTGCAAGCGTTTGGGAGCGGCGCATTCCAACAGGTAAACCGCGTCCAGCAATAGCTGGCCCGGTTCCAGGTCTTCATGTTGCACCAGCGCAAAAGCGGCGTTGCCTTGTTCACTGCCCAGAATCAGATCGATTGCGCCACGCACCATGGGATGTTCCCAGGTCAGGAATATCATGTCTTCGCGCGCCAGAGCCGTCTCTCTGTTCCGGGTTGCGGTCACGCCTTCTTCCGGCAACTCCGGAAAGCGCGAGATCGGCATGTGATCGCCGGGCAGTAAAATATGGCAGTGCTCGGAATGTTCCTCGACATTTACGCCATAAACTTCGAACACGCTTTCCAGCCATGGCCAGAGATTGTTGTCTTCGTCTTGCGCGCGTATGGCGTCGGCCAATGTTTCGGCCGCATGGCTGCGGCAGGAGTTGAACTCCAGCAGCCGGTCGCGTCCGTCGTGCAGCCGCGTCAGCACTTCGTCGCGCAGCTTGCGTGTGCGCGCCAGTAGCGCTTCCAGCTTTTCCTGCCGTACAGGCGCAAGCAGAGTTTGATGCAGTTCAGCACTTAACCGGTCATAAACCTCCATGCTTGCCTGCCCATGATGAGTGAATGCATCCAGGCCTTCATGGTACCAGCGGAACAAGGTTTCCTGCGCGGATTGCCGCAGGTAAGGGATATGCAGCTGTATGGCCGAAGTTTGCCCGATGCGATCCAGACGACCTATGCGCTGTTCCAGCAACTCCGGATTCAACGGCAAGTCGAACAGCACCAAGTGGTGCGCGAATTGAAAGTTGCGTCCTTCGCTGCCTATTTCCGAGCAGACCAGTACTTGCGCGCCATCTTCTTCATCGGCGAACCAGGCTGCGGCGCGGTCGCGTTCCATGATGCTCATGCCTTCATGGAAAATCGTTGAACCCACGGTAGTCAGCCGGTTGATGGCGGCGTCCAGTTCCATTGCGGTAGCCTGCGTCGCGCAAATAACCAGGATCTTGGCGGGGCGCAGCTCGCTCAGCAGTTTACAAAGCCAGTTAACGCGCGGATCGACTTTCCACCAGGGAGTATCGCTATCTTGTAGTGTACGATAGCTGGTTTCCGGGTGCAGCAAGGCTGCGAGCGTGGTATCCGTATCGGTTTTGTAGGCGTCGGGAAGCGTTAACGGATAGGGTTTCGGCTGTCTTGCGGGAAACCCTTTGACCGTGGCGCGAGTGTTGCGGAACAGTATGCGTCCGGTGCCGTGCCGGTCCAGCAGCAGCCGTACCAGCTCATCGCGCGACTGCTCGTTTGTTTCCGGATCATCCAGACCGGCGATCAGTTGTTCGGCGCGATCATGGCACAGCGTGCCGCGCAGCTGTTCGCGTGTTTTTTCGTCCGGCGCCGTTGTTGCGGTGAGGCGCTCAATGAGCCGCGCAAGTGGAATATAGTTCGCCTCTTCGGCAATGAAGGCTTCGTAGCTGGAAAAGCGATCCGGGTCGAGCAGTTTCATGCGGGCGAAGTGGTTTTCCTTGCCGAATTGCTCGGGGGTAGCCGTTAGCAGTAACAGTCCAGGTGTTTTCCTTGCCAGTTGTTCGACCAGCAAATAATCTTCGCCAGGCGTTTCCGGCGACCAGTCCAGATGATGCGCTTCGTCGACGATGCATAAGTCCCAGCCGGCTCCCAGCAGCATGGCTTTTCTTTCCGGCTCCGCGCTGAACAGCGTCAAGCTGGTCAGTATCCACTGCTCGGAAAGAAACGGGTTGCCCTCAGGCGTCTGCCAATAGCGTTCTTCGTCGTACAGGCTGAAATTAAGATTGAAGCGGCGTCTCAGTTCCACCAGCCACTGGTGCAGCAGCGGTTCCGGCACCAGGATCAGTACCCGTTCGGCGCGCCCGGATAAAATCTGATGATGCGCAATCAGGCAGGCTTCTATGGTTTTCCCTAGCCCGACTTCGTCTGCAAGCAGCACGCGCGGGGCATGGCGTCCCGCGACTTCGTGCGCTATGTAGAGCTGATGCGGAATCAGGCCCGCGCGTGCTCCCGCCAGTCCTCTGATTGGCGACTGCTCCAGGGCTATCAGCGCATCGCGCGTGCGGCAGCGCAGCTTGAATTGTTCGGATGTATCGATCTGCCCGGAGAATAGGCGGTCTTGGGGGCGGTTGAATTGAATGTTGTGGCTTAATTCGGTTTCTTCCAGTTCTCTTGGTTTATTTTTGAGATCGGCGCCGATGTAAGTAATTAGTCCGGCTTGTTCCTGAATCCGGGAGACGCAAATCTGCCAGCCGTCTGCGCTTTCTATGGTATCTCCTACCACAAAGCGCACCCGGTTGAGGGGGGCATTGTCTGCGGCATAAGTGCGCCGTTCATTGCTGGCGATGAATAAAACAGTGACGCGTGCCCGCGTGGCTTCCAATACCATGCCTAAACCGAGCTCGGGCTCGGTTTCACTGATCCAGCGTTGTCCGGGAATGAATGTGGGCACTCAGATACCTCCAGTCTGCACGAAAAACTTACAATTATAGCGGGTTGCAGCTGGGTTGTGGAAATATTGTTTTGTGACGAAAGGTAGGGGGCAAATCAGCGCCGCTGCTATCCCTGTCGTTGCCGAGGCGGTAGCGAACGCGCAGGGAAAACATAGCGGCTGTTCTCCTTTTCAGAAGGTCAATAATTTTAAGTATGCCGGCATAGTTGAGAACTGCGCTCAATGCGATGCCTGTAACTCCTCGAATTGATGTAAAAATAAAGAAATTAAGACTCGGCCAGAGCAGCTTGTCCAGCGGCGCAAGTTGATGCAGGAGAATAAAGGCAGCGACAGGAAAAGACCGTATGAAGCCGGAATCAAACCAATGTTGCCTTATGAAGTACATATGGATTTGTCCTGTTGTTGCGCGGCCTACTTCATTTTTGGCGGCTCTTGTTTTGTCCGATTTACGCGCTTGCCGCTAGGGAACCGCTGATTAATGGCCCAAACATGGGCCGGAGCGCAATTTTTTTAAGAAAAATTTCGATTTCGACGCATTTCTTATGCGTTTACGCTAAAATAACCGCTTTTACCGGCATTTTCCGCCTTTCTGGCGGATTGATGGCGCAATAATCCCTCATATTGACCCCATCAGCAGCTTTTGGGCTACGCTACAAATTCGAAAGCCCAAATAAAATCTGTAGCTGATGCGTATTCTTTTCCAATCCCTATATAGCGCGCCTTGCGATAATGGAACACATGGAACGTATGCTCGACTTGCGCGCGAATCTGCGCTTTCTTTTTATAGAAAAAAAGTTCTCTACGCCCATGAACCGACGTAGAGAACCTCCAAAGAAGGATGCTCGGCATGATTAATATCCAGCACGGTTCTGTCTATCTTGACGGACTTGCCTCTCTTCGGCGGTGCCGGTCTCAATTTAAAAGTACAAGCTGAATAATTGCGGCGATTGTAAGTTTTATTCCCGGGTTATAAACCCAAGCTTGGTCACTCCCGCTTTATGCGCCAGCGCCATGACTTCAGCCACCCGGCCATAGGGAACCGCCTGATCGGCTTGCAACTGAACCGAAAGATTGGCGTTCGCCTCCTGCAACGTGCGCAAGACCTCTTCCAGATTCTCCAGGGTCTGCGGGCGGTCGTTGAGCGTAATCAGGCCCTTTGCGTCTACCGCCAGCGTCGCCAGATCCTTGTCGTCAACCGCTTCCGTCTTTTCGGTCTTCGGCAAATCGACTTTCACCGCCTGCGTCAACAACGGTGCGGTGATGATAAATACCACCAGCAGCACCAGCATGACGTCGACCAGCGGCGTAACATTGATTTCGCTCATGACCTCGCGGTCGGATGAATCGGGTTTAAATGCCATGTCAGGCTCCGGCGTTGGATTTCAGACTGGATTTCACCGCCAGATTATGAAAATCGGTAGCAAAATAATCCAGCTCCGCATCGCACGATTTGATTTTGCGCAAAAAGAAGTTGTAGGCCAATACCGCTGGTATCGCCGCGGCTATGCCGATCGCCGTCGCTACCAGAGCTTCGCCGATGGGACCGGCAACCACGTCCAGGCTGGCCGATTTGGCTTCACTGATGCCTTTCAGAGCATCCATGATACCCCACACGGTGCCGAACAGCCCGACAAACGGCGCGGTGCTGCCTATGCTGGCCAGCAGAGCCAGCCCTTGCTCCAGTACACTGTGTTCCTTGTTGACCTGCTGGCGCAGACTGCGTTCCAGTATGGATTGAATATCGCCGCTCATATCCAGGCCGTGGCGGCTGGTTCCGCTGCTCAATTCATCGAGCACATCGAAACCTGCTCCGGCGATACGCCCCAGCGCGCTGTCGCGCCCTTCTATGGCGGCGGCATTCTGCAAACTGCTGGCGCTCCAGAAAGCTTCGGCGTATGCGCGATTGCCATGGCCTACTTTCCATATGATCCATCCCTTGAAAATAATCATGCCCCAGGTGACTACTGAAAAGGCAATCAGTACGCCCAGGGTAATCTGCACAATATTATCCGAAGAAAATATCATTTCTTGCTTCCTCTTGAGTTATTAATCTTTAGTGTGTATTTTGAATTCGATTGGGATGACGACCCAACTTGCCACGGCCTGCGCGCCTCTATGCGCCGGTTCGAAATGCCAGAGCGTCTTGACGTGCTCCAGCGCGCTTTCATCCAGCAGATCATGCCCCGAACTTTGCAGGATTTTCACTTCTCCGGCGACGCCGTTCGGTAACACCTCGACCTTGAGGCGCACAGCTCCTTCCCAGTGCCGCTCCAACGCCAGACGCGGATAGCGGGTCGGAGGATTATGTAGTCCGGCCCCCTTGTAGCTCGCTGCGGAATAGGCCGACGCGGCATCGTGCGCATGCTGGGTAGCGGCCGTCGCGGCGGCGCTGTCAGTGTGGGCAGGCGCTGAGCTTGCACTGGGCGGCGCTACTGCAGTTTCGTGTTGAGGCTGTTGCGGCTCAGGCTCGGGTTCCGGCTGGACCACGGGCCTGGGTTTCGGTTTCGGGGTCTTGGCTTTTTCTATTTTTTTCGGCTCGGGTTTAGGCTTTGGCGGGGGCGGGGGCGGAGCAACCGGAGCGGGAGCCGCCGGCGCTGCAGCAGCGGCCTGAGGAGCTGCCGAAGTCAACGACACCGTAATCACCTGCGCCGGGGTTTCCTTCGGTTCAGGATGCGGCATAAACGTCCAGGCCAGCCAGAACAACCCGTGCAGCAGCACCGAAACCGTCAAGCCAACGATGGGGTTTAACCAGCCTCGCGAGGGAAATGCAGATCTATTCGTAATCATTCAACTAAACTTCTACACTCAATTACCTTGGTGCGTCGTTCTCCGGGAAAAAGCGTAATCAGCCCTTCTCCGACTTTCGAAACGCTCAGAGTCATTTTTTTCCGGTTTGCCCCTGTAAGGCAACGCTACTGATCCTGCCCTGTCCCAGCCATAACTCGACTTCGGTGAAATCGGCTGCGCCACGCAGAGTCCGGGTTTTGCCGTCGGCACCGGTCAAACGCGTATAGGGCAGCTCTCCAACCCATGTTGAGTCGATTTCATAACGCATCGCATCGCTTAAGTAGGCAGCCAAAGACCAGTTTTCAACCCGCCCCATGCCGCTGTTCTGCAAAAGCTTTTCAGCCTGCTGCGGCGTCGCTTCATCAACCTGTACCAGAATCAGCGGTATCTCGGGGTGTTGCCGGGTAAATTTAGCCCAGGTCTTGAGTTCATCCACACAGGGTCCGCAGGTAACTCCCCAGAAATGGACAATATGGTGCTTTCCTGCATAGGACTTCTCTATCCGGTTCCAGCTGTTTTCGTCGTATGGCGCCGGTTCCGCCGATAGCTGCCCATATTGTAGACACATAAAAACAAACAACAAGCCAGCCAGCGGATTCAGCCGGTTAAAAAATGCCGGCAAACTCAATCGAAACAATAAATATGGCGTTTTCATTTTTTCTGCAGCGCGATCAGACGATAGCCTTCGTTGCGGGTAAACCATGACAGCCAGGTTTGTCCGGCGTTGTTTATCAATATAGGGTGGTCGGAATAAGCGGAAGTTTCAGCAATCATGCGCGCTTTCGACCAGTGTCGCCCCCTGTCGCCCGACATCTGCGCATAAACGGTGGTTTGCTTTTCGACAACTTCCTTCCATACCAGCCATAGTTTGTTTCCATTGGCCAATAAGTAGGAACGTCCCGCCATTTTTCCAGCCGCGCCTATCGGCAAAGGCGTCGAAAAGCCGGTTGCGCCGGCTTTTTTATAAGCGTAAAACGCACCTTGGCGCTTGGCCCCCTGAGTAAACCACGCTACGTGATAACTGCCGTCATCCATCACCGCCAGTGCCGGCCCGTGGTGCGGGCAACCGTTGATCGCCCAGGCATCATCGGCAACGCGCAGAATCCGGCCCGGCTTATCCTTGTCAAAAGTCAATACGGCATGATCGCGGATACCGCCCTCGAACAGTTTTCGATAGACTATAACCGGCTTGCCGTCATTGCCCATCGCCAAACCCAGACGGCAGCATTCGCAGGCGGGCTGATCGGCAATTTGCACCGGTGCAA of Candidatus Methylospira mobilis contains these proteins:
- a CDS encoding ExbD/TolR family protein, whose protein sequence is MAFKPDSSDREVMSEINVTPLVDVMLVLLVVFIITAPLLTQAVKVDLPKTEKTEAVDDKDLATLAVDAKGLITLNDRPQTLENLEEVLRTLQEANANLSVQLQADQAVPYGRVAEVMALAHKAGVTKLGFITRE
- a CDS encoding MotA/TolQ/ExbB proton channel family protein, whose amino-acid sequence is MIFSSDNIVQITLGVLIAFSVVTWGMIIFKGWIIWKVGHGNRAYAEAFWSASSLQNAAAIEGRDSALGRIAGAGFDVLDELSSGTSRHGLDMSGDIQSILERSLRQQVNKEHSVLEQGLALLASIGSTAPFVGLFGTVWGIMDALKGISEAKSASLDVVAGPIGEALVATAIGIAAAIPAVLAYNFFLRKIKSCDAELDYFATDFHNLAVKSSLKSNAGA
- a CDS encoding multicopper oxidase domain-containing protein; the protein is MPQIPHLRNIALILLALTAVVLLINANRSENAEQSATRTYYIAAEEVLWDYAPSYPINPMHKTEFGDDQKVFVEGNGKDRIGHRCYKAHFVEYSDASFSRVKPRPQEWEHLGILGPVIRANVGDTIKVVYRNNTKGMMTSVHPHGVFYLKNSEGTHYEDGTGAEDKKDDIIAPGAGYTYSWEVPERAGPGPSDPNSIVWLYHSHADETMDTNTGLVGPIIISSKGALDKNNTLKGVDREFIVLFTVFDENKSFYLDRNIQQFAPQARNAKDDEAFQESNLKHSMNGYIYDNLPGLKMKTGENIRWYQLALGTEVDLHTPHWHGNTLLSGGHRIDVVNLLPATHATLDMKADNPGIWMYHCHVNDHIEAGMMGHYEVESNH
- a CDS encoding TlpA family protein disulfide reductase, with protein sequence MKTPYLLFRLSLPAFFNRLNPLAGLLFVFMCLQYGQLSAEPAPYDENSWNRIEKSYAGKHHIVHFWGVTCGPCVDELKTWAKFTRQHPEIPLILVQVDEATPQQAEKLLQNSGMGRVENWSLAAYLSDAMRYEIDSTWVGELPYTRLTGADGKTRTLRGAADFTEVELWLGQGRISSVALQGQTGKK
- the wrbA gene encoding NAD(P)H:quinone oxidoreductase, which encodes MVEILILYYSRYGATTEMANMIARGVEEIAGATAKLRTVPEVSTVCETGAATIPDSGAPYASLDDLRDCDGLALGSPTHFGNMAAAMKYFLDNTSSVWFSGALTGKPGGVFTSTSSMHGGQEATLLTMLVPLLHHGMVVVGIPSQEAALSKTVSGGTPYGPSRHSGRAEGMSDDEKKLCRAFGARLAQIAIALKNARQA
- the rapA gene encoding RNA polymerase-associated protein RapA, which codes for MPTFIPGQRWISETEPELGLGMVLEATRARVTVLFIASNERRTYAADNAPLNRVRFVVGDTIESADGWQICVSRIQEQAGLITYIGADLKNKPRELEETELSHNIQFNRPQDRLFSGQIDTSEQFKLRCRTRDALIALEQSPIRGLAGARAGLIPHQLYIAHEVAGRHAPRVLLADEVGLGKTIEACLIAHHQILSGRAERVLILVPEPLLHQWLVELRRRFNLNFSLYDEERYWQTPEGNPFLSEQWILTSLTLFSAEPERKAMLLGAGWDLCIVDEAHHLDWSPETPGEDYLLVEQLARKTPGLLLLTATPEQFGKENHFARMKLLDPDRFSSYEAFIAEEANYIPLARLIERLTATTAPDEKTREQLRGTLCHDRAEQLIAGLDDPETNEQSRDELVRLLLDRHGTGRILFRNTRATVKGFPARQPKPYPLTLPDAYKTDTDTTLAALLHPETSYRTLQDSDTPWWKVDPRVNWLCKLLSELRPAKILVICATQATAMELDAAINRLTTVGSTIFHEGMSIMERDRAAAWFADEEDGAQVLVCSEIGSEGRNFQFAHHLVLFDLPLNPELLEQRIGRLDRIGQTSAIQLHIPYLRQSAQETLFRWYHEGLDAFTHHGQASMEVYDRLSAELHQTLLAPVRQEKLEALLARTRKLRDEVLTRLHDGRDRLLEFNSCRSHAAETLADAIRAQDEDNNLWPWLESVFEVYGVNVEEHSEHCHILLPGDHMPISRFPELPEEGVTATRNRETALAREDMIFLTWEHPMVRGAIDLILGSEQGNAAFALVQHEDLEPGQLLLDAVYLLECAAPKRLQAYRHMPQTLVRVLVDSEAGVINDLPPEDLIEIPRRPDREALGQMFQAQRKAIETMIRLSEKTAKNAMPSMVAIALKTMLDEATAELQRLAALKKVNPSVRQDELDKLKADTLETHGHIQATRLRLDALRILLAV
- a CDS encoding energy transducer TonB, which produces MITNRSAFPSRGWLNPIVGLTVSVLLHGLFWLAWTFMPHPEPKETPAQVITVSLTSAAPQAAAAAPAAPAPVAPPPPPPKPKPEPKKIEKAKTPKPKPRPVVQPEPEPEPQQPQHETAVAPPSASSAPAHTDSAAATAATQHAHDAASAYSAASYKGAGLHNPPTRYPRLALERHWEGAVRLKVEVLPNGVAGEVKILQSSGHDLLDESALEHVKTLWHFEPAHRGAQAVASWVVIPIEFKIHTKD